A portion of the Deinococcota bacterium genome contains these proteins:
- a CDS encoding carboxypeptidase M32: MSTTTKEQTAALDDLKTRFATLNDLGGALSLLGWDQNTYMPPGGAAARAQQTATLSRLSHELLTERRTGELLDAAERAGYRGDSDEGALIRVARRAYDRATKLPADFVADLARLRSEGQGVWAEARRDSDFSKYAPTLAKMIDMTRRQADFLGYDDHPYDALHDLYETGSRVATVREVFAELRDATVILLKDIRESGRALSDAPVRGRFPAEGQERFGKEIASAFGYSFEHGRLDPTVHPFASASSKYDARITTRYDEGFLSPGLFGTMHEAGHAMYEQNVSSLYDRSPLARGTSLGVHESQSRLWENLVGRSYGFWRHYFPRAQELFPEALGKVSLDDFYAAVNRVEPSFIRVEADEITYNLHVMVRFELELAILEGRLDVGEIPEAWNSKYQDYLGVTPPDDALGCLQDVHWSMGLIGYFPTYTLGNVMSVQFFEAAKRAHPGLEDSVAQGEFGTLLGWLRDNIHRHGSKYEPRELLKRVTGSDLDAGPYIGYLNTKFRTLYGLS, from the coding sequence GGCGCTCGATGACCTGAAGACACGCTTCGCCACCCTGAACGACCTGGGCGGCGCCCTCAGCCTGCTCGGCTGGGACCAGAACACCTACATGCCGCCGGGCGGCGCGGCGGCGCGGGCGCAGCAGACCGCGACCTTGAGCCGGCTCAGCCACGAGCTGCTGACCGAGCGGCGCACCGGCGAACTTCTGGACGCCGCCGAGCGCGCGGGCTATAGAGGAGACAGCGACGAGGGCGCGCTCATCCGCGTGGCGCGGCGCGCCTATGACCGCGCCACCAAGCTGCCGGCCGACTTCGTCGCCGACTTGGCCCGGCTCCGCTCCGAGGGTCAGGGCGTGTGGGCGGAGGCCCGGCGCGACTCGGACTTTTCCAAGTACGCGCCGACGCTTGCGAAGATGATCGACATGACCAGGCGGCAGGCCGACTTTTTGGGCTACGACGACCACCCCTACGACGCCCTGCACGACCTCTACGAGACGGGCTCGAGGGTGGCCACCGTCAGAGAGGTGTTTGCCGAGTTGCGCGACGCCACGGTGATACTCCTAAAGGACATCAGGGAGAGCGGCCGTGCTCTCAGCGACGCGCCCGTCCGCGGCCGTTTTCCGGCGGAAGGCCAGGAGAGGTTCGGCAAGGAGATCGCCAGCGCCTTTGGTTACTCCTTCGAGCACGGCCGCCTGGACCCGACCGTCCACCCCTTCGCCAGCGCCTCGTCGAAGTACGACGCGCGCATCACCACGCGCTACGACGAGGGCTTTTTGTCCCCAGGGCTCTTCGGCACCATGCACGAAGCCGGCCACGCCATGTACGAGCAGAACGTGAGCAGCCTCTACGACCGCAGCCCGCTGGCGCGCGGCACCAGCCTGGGCGTCCACGAGTCGCAGTCGCGGCTGTGGGAAAACCTGGTGGGCCGCTCCTACGGCTTCTGGAGGCACTACTTCCCGCGCGCCCAGGAGCTCTTCCCCGAGGCACTCGGCAAGGTCAGCCTGGACGACTTCTACGCCGCCGTGAACCGCGTCGAGCCGAGCTTCATCCGCGTCGAGGCCGACGAGATCACCTACAACCTGCACGTCATGGTGCGCTTCGAGCTCGAGCTCGCCATCTTGGAGGGTCGCCTCGATGTCGGCGAGATTCCCGAGGCCTGGAACAGCAAATACCAGGACTATCTAGGCGTCACCCCGCCCGACGACGCTCTCGGCTGCTTGCAGGACGTGCACTGGTCGATGGGCCTGATCGGCTACTTTCCCACCTACACGCTCGGCAACGTCATGAGCGTGCAGTTCTTCGAGGCGGCCAAGCGGGCGCACCCGGGGCTCGAGGACAGCGTCGCCCAGGGCGAGTTCGGCACCCTGCTCGGCTGGCTGCGCGACAACATCCACCGCCACGGCTCGAAGTACGAGCCGCGCGAGCTTTTGAAACGCGTCACCGGCAGCGACTTGGACGCGGGGCCCTATATCGGCTACTTGAACACCAAGTTCCGGACACTCTATGGCTTGAGCTGA